One Pseudorhodoplanes sinuspersici DNA segment encodes these proteins:
- a CDS encoding peptidylprolyl isomerase — translation MNVIDSNTLEHDVVRKPLRTFRHHALALRPVLRMLAVAVVLVIAAGSTAKAQIVLYVTGQPITAYDIEQRGRLMGLGGGKAKSRQEIINELIDDKLKILAGKRFNFELSDKEVDNAFAGIARNAGATPDQFAKQLEKSGVNPNTLKARLRADLTWGQIVRGRYATQLQVGEKDIFEAEAKSGEEKDVGIDYTLYPITFVVPRGAGANVIEARRREADALRGRFQDCSAGLPFARALRDVVVRPPVRKNSADLSPALREILAKVEVGKLTPPESTSGGIEVFALCDRRETTADSPTKRKLRDEMFQQRFQKQADRYLKELRAGAMIEYKQ, via the coding sequence ATGAACGTGATCGATTCGAATACATTAGAGCATGACGTCGTCCGAAAACCGCTTCGCACTTTTCGGCATCATGCTCTGGCACTCCGCCCCGTCCTGCGCATGCTGGCTGTCGCTGTTGTTCTTGTCATTGCGGCTGGTTCGACCGCAAAAGCCCAGATCGTTCTCTACGTCACCGGACAACCGATCACCGCTTATGACATTGAGCAACGTGGCCGTCTGATGGGCCTCGGCGGCGGCAAAGCAAAGTCGCGGCAAGAGATCATCAACGAGCTGATCGACGACAAACTCAAAATCCTGGCCGGCAAGCGCTTTAATTTCGAGCTCAGCGACAAGGAGGTCGATAACGCCTTCGCCGGTATCGCTCGCAATGCCGGCGCGACGCCGGACCAGTTTGCGAAGCAGCTCGAGAAATCCGGCGTCAATCCGAACACGCTGAAGGCACGCCTGCGTGCCGATCTGACATGGGGCCAGATCGTGCGCGGCCGCTATGCGACGCAGTTGCAGGTCGGCGAAAAAGACATCTTCGAAGCCGAAGCCAAGAGCGGCGAAGAGAAGGATGTCGGCATCGACTACACGTTGTATCCCATTACTTTCGTCGTCCCGCGCGGCGCCGGCGCCAATGTGATCGAAGCACGCAGGCGCGAGGCCGATGCATTGCGCGGACGCTTCCAGGATTGCTCTGCCGGTCTGCCCTTCGCGCGCGCGCTTCGCGACGTCGTGGTGCGTCCGCCGGTGCGGAAAAACTCCGCGGACCTCTCCCCGGCACTTCGCGAGATTCTTGCAAAGGTCGAAGTGGGCAAGCTCACACCGCCGGAAAGCACCAGCGGTGGCATCGAGGTCTTCGCCTTGTGCGACAGGCGGGAAACGACCGCCGATTCCCCGACAAAACGCAAATTGCGCGACGAA
- a CDS encoding LPS-assembly protein LptD yields MALRFLPRPGSIGRALAAAALTWCAAALTGLATVAPALAQTDFFRFEQRPPKPKAGPTTSARGDKQMMVQATEVQYDHVNERVNAVGNVQIYYDGSTIEADKVTYNQKTKRLRAEGNVRLTEANGNITYGDILELNDDYRDGFVDSLRLETPDATRFAAARVDRSEGRYSVLQSGVYTACEACKNDPKKPPLWQVKGARIIHDEQEKMIYFEQAQLEFFGMPVAYFPYFSAPDPTVKRKSGFLMPSFGSDSKYGLRADAPYFWALAPNYDLTLTPTITTKQGPLLQAEFRHRLMNGAYAIRAAGIRQLDKDEFIHTNGDPTPGYRDWRGAVESNGQFALNQKWVWGWDALLISDKTFYQDYHLKSFTNNASDPFQNGQMEGVSQLYLTGRGNRSYFDARAIHYYGFSEFDDQKQLPVVHPVIDYNYIVGQPVLGGELGFKFNLTSLSRQTASFDPITTFAENNDACGLSTADPAVKNTKNCLLRGAPGSYTRFSAEANWRKSIIDPFGQIFTPFFSLRADVASVNLTNQPGVSNFIETSDSALFRGMPVAGLEYRYPFVNVQSWGTNTIEPIAQVIVRPNETQIGKLPNEDAQSFVFDDGNLFAVDKFSGWDRVEGGGRANYGVQYTAQFNQGGYFNALFGQSYQLFGVNSFAVGDATNTGLNSGLDTRASDYVARLAYQPDRIFTFTTRYRFGEENFDVKRFELEGKANFDRLSLQALYGNYAAQPELGFLTRREGILGGVSYKMTQNWAVIAAARYDLDADQFDQTRLGLGYVDDCLILALNYITSYTYSGNPGKDHRVMLQFGLRTLGTTQTSTGVGSIGGGL; encoded by the coding sequence ATGGCGTTGCGTTTCCTTCCCCGTCCCGGATCGATCGGCCGCGCGCTCGCCGCTGCGGCCTTGACGTGGTGTGCCGCAGCTCTGACCGGGCTGGCGACGGTGGCGCCTGCTTTGGCTCAGACCGACTTTTTCAGGTTTGAACAGCGGCCGCCCAAGCCGAAGGCGGGGCCAACGACGTCTGCGCGTGGTGACAAGCAGATGATGGTTCAGGCGACGGAGGTCCAATACGACCACGTCAATGAACGCGTGAATGCCGTCGGCAACGTGCAGATCTACTATGACGGCTCGACCATCGAAGCCGATAAGGTCACCTATAACCAGAAGACCAAGCGGCTGCGCGCCGAAGGCAATGTTCGTCTGACCGAAGCGAACGGCAACATCACCTACGGCGACATTCTCGAGCTCAACGACGATTACCGCGACGGCTTCGTGGATTCGCTGCGGCTGGAAACGCCGGATGCCACCCGCTTTGCGGCGGCGCGCGTCGACCGCAGCGAGGGCCGCTATTCCGTGTTGCAAAGCGGCGTCTATACCGCATGCGAAGCCTGTAAAAATGATCCGAAAAAGCCGCCGCTCTGGCAGGTCAAGGGCGCGCGCATCATCCACGATGAACAAGAGAAGATGATCTATTTCGAGCAGGCGCAGCTCGAATTCTTCGGTATGCCGGTTGCCTATTTCCCGTATTTTTCGGCGCCGGATCCGACCGTGAAGCGCAAAAGCGGTTTCCTGATGCCGAGCTTCGGCTCCGATTCAAAGTACGGTCTTCGCGCCGACGCACCCTATTTCTGGGCGCTGGCGCCGAATTACGACCTGACGCTGACGCCGACCATCACGACCAAGCAGGGCCCGCTGTTGCAAGCCGAATTCCGGCACCGGCTGATGAACGGCGCCTATGCCATTCGTGCCGCCGGCATCCGGCAGCTCGACAAGGACGAATTCATCCACACGAACGGCGATCCGACGCCAGGGTACCGCGATTGGCGTGGTGCGGTGGAATCGAACGGCCAGTTTGCCCTGAACCAGAAATGGGTCTGGGGCTGGGACGCCTTGCTGATCTCGGACAAGACCTTCTATCAGGATTATCACCTGAAGAGTTTCACCAATAACGCGAGCGATCCTTTCCAGAACGGCCAGATGGAAGGCGTATCGCAGCTTTATCTGACGGGCCGCGGTAACCGCTCCTATTTCGACGCACGTGCCATCCACTATTACGGCTTCTCCGAATTCGACGACCAAAAGCAATTGCCGGTCGTGCATCCGGTGATTGATTACAACTACATCGTTGGACAGCCGGTGCTGGGAGGCGAACTCGGCTTCAAGTTCAACTTGACGAGCCTGTCACGTCAAACAGCGTCATTCGATCCGATCACGACCTTTGCCGAAAATAACGACGCTTGCGGTCTCTCCACAGCGGACCCGGCGGTGAAAAACACCAAGAACTGCCTGTTGCGCGGTGCACCGGGCAGTTACACGCGGTTTTCGGCGGAGGCTAATTGGCGCAAATCGATCATTGATCCGTTTGGCCAGATCTTTACGCCATTCTTCTCGCTGCGTGCGGACGTCGCTTCGGTCAATCTGACGAACCAGCCAGGCGTCTCGAATTTCATCGAGACCAGCGACTCGGCGTTGTTCCGCGGTATGCCTGTTGCTGGTCTCGAATATCGCTATCCCTTCGTGAACGTGCAGTCCTGGGGCACCAATACCATCGAGCCGATCGCACAAGTCATAGTGCGTCCGAACGAGACGCAGATCGGCAAGCTGCCGAACGAAGACGCGCAGAGCTTCGTGTTCGACGACGGCAATCTGTTCGCAGTTGACAAGTTCTCGGGTTGGGATCGCGTGGAAGGCGGCGGCCGGGCGAACTACGGTGTGCAATACACCGCGCAGTTCAATCAGGGCGGCTATTTCAATGCGCTGTTCGGGCAGTCCTATCAGCTGTTCGGCGTGAACTCCTTTGCTGTAGGCGATGCCACCAATACCGGTTTGAATAGCGGTCTCGATACGCGCGCATCCGATTATGTCGCCCGCCTCGCCTATCAGCCCGATCGGATCTTCACCTTCACCACGCGCTATCGCTTCGGTGAGGAAAACTTCGATGTGAAGCGTTTCGAACTCGAGGGTAAAGCGAACTTTGACAGACTGTCGCTTCAGGCTCTCTACGGCAATTATGCCGCACAGCCGGAACTTGGCTTCCTGACCCGGCGCGAAGGCATCTTGGGCGGGGTGTCTTACAAAATGACACAGAACTGGGCCGTGATCGCCGCGGCTCGGTACGACCTCGACGCGGACCAGTTCGATCAGACCCGCCTCGGCCTCGGATATGTCGACGATTGCCTTATCTTGGCCTTGAATTACATCACCAGTTATACCTACAGCGGCAACCCGGGGAAGGATCATCGGGTCATGCTGCAATTCGGTTTGCGCACGCTCGGCACCACACAGACGTCGACTGGCGTGGGCTCCATCGGCGGTGGCTTATAA